A single window of Pogona vitticeps strain Pit_001003342236 chromosome 11, PviZW2.1, whole genome shotgun sequence DNA harbors:
- the PLP1 gene encoding myelin proteolipid protein isoform X3: MGLLDCCARCLVGAPFASLVATGLCFLGVALFCGCGHEALTGTEHLIETYFSKNYQDYEYLVDVIHDFQYAIYGIAGFFFLFGSLLLAEGFYTTSAVRQIFGDYRTTICGKGLGATVTGGHKGRGPRGHRQAHSWELVCHCLGKWLGHPDKFVGITYIVAVVWLLVLACSAVPVYIYFNTWTTCDSIANPSKTSASIGNLCTDARMYGVLPWNASPGRVCGQSLLSICKTSEFQMTFHLFIAAFAGAALTLVALLTFIIAATYNYGVLKLMGRGTKF, from the exons ATGG GTCTGCTCGACTGCTGTGCCCGATGCCTGGTTGGGGCCCCCTTTGCCTCCCTGGTGGCCACCGGCTTGTGTTTCTTGGGGGTTGCCCTCTTTTGCGGCTGTGGACACGAGGCCCTCACTGGCACAGAGCACCTGATTGAGACGTATTTCTCCAAAAACTATCAGGATTATGAATATCTCGTTGATGT GATCCATGACTTCCAGTATGCCATTTATGGGATTGctggtttcttcttcctctttgggTCCCTCCTGCTGGCCGAAGGCTTTTACACCACCAGCGCCGTCAGGCAGATCTTTGGCGACTACAGGACCACCATCTGTGGCAAGGGCCTGGGCGCTACGGTAACAGGGGGCCACAAGGGGAGGGGTCCCAGAGGACACCGTCAAGCTCACTCTTGGGAGCTGGTGTGCCACTGTTTGGGAAAATGGCTGGGACATCCCGACAAG TTTGTGGGCATCACCTACATCGTGGCCGTCGTCTGGCTCCTGGTCCTGGCCTGCTCCGCCGTCCCCGTCTACATCTACTTCAACACCTGGACCACCTGCGACTCCATCGCCAACCCCAGCAAGACCTCTGCCAGCATCGGCAACCTGTGCACAGATGCCAGGATGTACG GTGTCCTGCCTTGGAATGCCTCTCCAGGAAGAGTGTGCGGACAGAGCCTTCTTTCCATCTGCAAAACCTCTGAA TTCCAGATGACCTTCCAcctcttcattgctgcctttgcTGGAGCTGCTCTCACCCTGGTGGCCCTG CTGACGTTCATCATTGCAGCCACCTACAACTACGGGGTTCTCAAACTGATGGGCAGAGGCACCAAGTTTTAA
- the PLP1 gene encoding myelin proteolipid protein isoform X4 — protein sequence MGLLDCCARCLVGAPFASLVATGLCFLGVALFCGCGHEALTGTEHLIETYFSKNYQDYEYLVDVIHDFQYAIYGIAGFFFLFGSLLLAEGFYTTSAVRQIFGDYRTTICGKGLGATFVGITYIVAVVWLLVLACSAVPVYIYFNTWTTCDSIANPSKTSASIGNLCTDARMYGVLPWNASPGRVCGQSLLSICKTSEFQMTFHLFIAAFAGAALTLVALLTFIIAATYNYGVLKLMGRGTKF from the exons ATGG GTCTGCTCGACTGCTGTGCCCGATGCCTGGTTGGGGCCCCCTTTGCCTCCCTGGTGGCCACCGGCTTGTGTTTCTTGGGGGTTGCCCTCTTTTGCGGCTGTGGACACGAGGCCCTCACTGGCACAGAGCACCTGATTGAGACGTATTTCTCCAAAAACTATCAGGATTATGAATATCTCGTTGATGT GATCCATGACTTCCAGTATGCCATTTATGGGATTGctggtttcttcttcctctttgggTCCCTCCTGCTGGCCGAAGGCTTTTACACCACCAGCGCCGTCAGGCAGATCTTTGGCGACTACAGGACCACCATCTGTGGCAAGGGCCTGGGCGCTACG TTTGTGGGCATCACCTACATCGTGGCCGTCGTCTGGCTCCTGGTCCTGGCCTGCTCCGCCGTCCCCGTCTACATCTACTTCAACACCTGGACCACCTGCGACTCCATCGCCAACCCCAGCAAGACCTCTGCCAGCATCGGCAACCTGTGCACAGATGCCAGGATGTACG GTGTCCTGCCTTGGAATGCCTCTCCAGGAAGAGTGTGCGGACAGAGCCTTCTTTCCATCTGCAAAACCTCTGAA TTCCAGATGACCTTCCAcctcttcattgctgcctttgcTGGAGCTGCTCTCACCCTGGTGGCCCTG CTGACGTTCATCATTGCAGCCACCTACAACTACGGGGTTCTCAAACTGATGGGCAGAGGCACCAAGTTTTAA
- the RAB9B gene encoding ras-related protein Rab-9B — protein sequence MSGKSLLLKVILLGDGGVGKSSLMNRYVTNKFDSQAFHTIGVEFLNRDLEVDGRFVTLQIWDTAGQERFKSLRTPFYRGADCCLLTFSVDDRQSFENLGHWRKEFVCYANVRDPEHFPFVVLGNKVDKLERQVSPEEARAWCLEHGRYPYLETSAKDDTNVAVAFEEAVRQALAVEEQLEHCLLGRTVDLQARPKASSSCC from the coding sequence ATGAGCGGCAAGTCCCTGCTGCTGAAGGTGATCCTGCTGGGGGATGGGGGCGTCGGCAAGAGCTCCCTCATGAACCGCTACGTCACCAACAAGTTTGACTCGCAGGCCTTCCACACCATTGGGGTGGAGTTCCTGAACCGGGACCTGGAGGTGGACGGGCGCTTTGTGACCCTCCAGATCTGGGACACGGCCGGGCAGGAGCGCTTCAAGAGCTTGCGCACCCCCTTCTACCGGGGGGCCGACTGCTGCCTGCTGACCTTCAGCGTGGACGACCGCCAGAGCTTTGAGAACCTGGGCCACTGGCGCAAGGAGTTTGTCTGCTACGCCAACGTGCGGGACCCCGAGCACTTCCCCTTCGTGGTGCTGGGCAACAAGGTGGACAAGCTGGAGCGGCAGGTGAGCCCCGAAGAGGCCCGGGCCTGGTGCCTGGAGCACGGCCGCTACCCCTACCTGGAGACCAGCGCCAAGGACGACACCAACGTGGCCGTGGCCTTTGAGGAGGCTGTCCGGCAGGCCCTGGCCGTGGAGGAGCAGCTGGAGCACTGCCTCCTGGGACGCACCGTCGACCTGCAGGCCAGGCCCAAGGCCAGCTCCTCGTGTTGCTGA
- the PLP1 gene encoding myelin proteolipid protein isoform X1 translates to MDNVSDAPEPKPQSQTPPQTSGPQNPNRDPVAQPSSPGLLDCCARCLVGAPFASLVATGLCFLGVALFCGCGHEALTGTEHLIETYFSKNYQDYEYLVDVIHDFQYAIYGIAGFFFLFGSLLLAEGFYTTSAVRQIFGDYRTTICGKGLGATVTGGHKGRGPRGHRQAHSWELVCHCLGKWLGHPDKFVGITYIVAVVWLLVLACSAVPVYIYFNTWTTCDSIANPSKTSASIGNLCTDARMYGVLPWNASPGRVCGQSLLSICKTSEFQMTFHLFIAAFAGAALTLVALLTFIIAATYNYGVLKLMGRGTKF, encoded by the exons ATGG ATAATGTTAGTGATGCGCCTGAGCCAAAACCCCAGAGCCAAACACCTCCACAAACTTCGGGCCCTCAGAATCCAAACCGGGATCCAGTTGCACAACCGAGTTCTCCAG GTCTGCTCGACTGCTGTGCCCGATGCCTGGTTGGGGCCCCCTTTGCCTCCCTGGTGGCCACCGGCTTGTGTTTCTTGGGGGTTGCCCTCTTTTGCGGCTGTGGACACGAGGCCCTCACTGGCACAGAGCACCTGATTGAGACGTATTTCTCCAAAAACTATCAGGATTATGAATATCTCGTTGATGT GATCCATGACTTCCAGTATGCCATTTATGGGATTGctggtttcttcttcctctttgggTCCCTCCTGCTGGCCGAAGGCTTTTACACCACCAGCGCCGTCAGGCAGATCTTTGGCGACTACAGGACCACCATCTGTGGCAAGGGCCTGGGCGCTACGGTAACAGGGGGCCACAAGGGGAGGGGTCCCAGAGGACACCGTCAAGCTCACTCTTGGGAGCTGGTGTGCCACTGTTTGGGAAAATGGCTGGGACATCCCGACAAG TTTGTGGGCATCACCTACATCGTGGCCGTCGTCTGGCTCCTGGTCCTGGCCTGCTCCGCCGTCCCCGTCTACATCTACTTCAACACCTGGACCACCTGCGACTCCATCGCCAACCCCAGCAAGACCTCTGCCAGCATCGGCAACCTGTGCACAGATGCCAGGATGTACG GTGTCCTGCCTTGGAATGCCTCTCCAGGAAGAGTGTGCGGACAGAGCCTTCTTTCCATCTGCAAAACCTCTGAA TTCCAGATGACCTTCCAcctcttcattgctgcctttgcTGGAGCTGCTCTCACCCTGGTGGCCCTG CTGACGTTCATCATTGCAGCCACCTACAACTACGGGGTTCTCAAACTGATGGGCAGAGGCACCAAGTTTTAA
- the PLP1 gene encoding myelin proteolipid protein isoform X2 — protein MDNVSDAPEPKPQSQTPPQTSGPQNPNRDPVAQPSSPGLLDCCARCLVGAPFASLVATGLCFLGVALFCGCGHEALTGTEHLIETYFSKNYQDYEYLVDVIHDFQYAIYGIAGFFFLFGSLLLAEGFYTTSAVRQIFGDYRTTICGKGLGATFVGITYIVAVVWLLVLACSAVPVYIYFNTWTTCDSIANPSKTSASIGNLCTDARMYGVLPWNASPGRVCGQSLLSICKTSEFQMTFHLFIAAFAGAALTLVALLTFIIAATYNYGVLKLMGRGTKF, from the exons ATGG ATAATGTTAGTGATGCGCCTGAGCCAAAACCCCAGAGCCAAACACCTCCACAAACTTCGGGCCCTCAGAATCCAAACCGGGATCCAGTTGCACAACCGAGTTCTCCAG GTCTGCTCGACTGCTGTGCCCGATGCCTGGTTGGGGCCCCCTTTGCCTCCCTGGTGGCCACCGGCTTGTGTTTCTTGGGGGTTGCCCTCTTTTGCGGCTGTGGACACGAGGCCCTCACTGGCACAGAGCACCTGATTGAGACGTATTTCTCCAAAAACTATCAGGATTATGAATATCTCGTTGATGT GATCCATGACTTCCAGTATGCCATTTATGGGATTGctggtttcttcttcctctttgggTCCCTCCTGCTGGCCGAAGGCTTTTACACCACCAGCGCCGTCAGGCAGATCTTTGGCGACTACAGGACCACCATCTGTGGCAAGGGCCTGGGCGCTACG TTTGTGGGCATCACCTACATCGTGGCCGTCGTCTGGCTCCTGGTCCTGGCCTGCTCCGCCGTCCCCGTCTACATCTACTTCAACACCTGGACCACCTGCGACTCCATCGCCAACCCCAGCAAGACCTCTGCCAGCATCGGCAACCTGTGCACAGATGCCAGGATGTACG GTGTCCTGCCTTGGAATGCCTCTCCAGGAAGAGTGTGCGGACAGAGCCTTCTTTCCATCTGCAAAACCTCTGAA TTCCAGATGACCTTCCAcctcttcattgctgcctttgcTGGAGCTGCTCTCACCCTGGTGGCCCTG CTGACGTTCATCATTGCAGCCACCTACAACTACGGGGTTCTCAAACTGATGGGCAGAGGCACCAAGTTTTAA